From Toxorhynchites rutilus septentrionalis strain SRP chromosome 2, ASM2978413v1, whole genome shotgun sequence, a single genomic window includes:
- the LOC129767939 gene encoding CLIP-associating protein isoform X7: MAYHKPTDIDGFVTQMAKADMRIKAQLAEDLVLYLTDSENSIECVDLGLLIDGLIPWMIGSHFKIAQRALEAFTELIVRLGQDFNAYTSTILPHVVDRLGDSRDTVREKAQLLLHKLMECRVVPPQMLLDKLIVCFKHKNAKIREEFLQTIINALNEYGTQSLSVKTYIQPIVVLLGDPTPTVRDAAIQTLVEIYKHVGDKLRIDLRKKEVPAAKLTILEQKFDEARNDGLLLPSASNSAVSNDDVDTAVVARPTRLVKRTPSATPRKPLFDTQGSGDLLAAGAVSWEIFENSFENVPQLTIFSQRDMDDHMKSINVLIGDKNVDWEKRVDALKKIRSLLMINVQNSPTFTQQLKDLSIAFLDILKELRSQVIREACITLAYMCKVLKNRMDQFAIYILQELINLIQNSAKVISSAGTIALKYVIKYIHAPKIVPIITQNLMQSKSKDIRSTLSEIMNLLFEEWPPKALERNNMLLKDALRKGIADADSEARRHSRCAFWNFRRIFPEVADSLYSSLDPATQRTMEKDRDNIGTNGTNSMSVSLRGSNTSLNSVPGGVITGLRSVSAVDTAAAQRARARAQYSNMARMKISSGTASLPRAKKMTTSTATPQQPPTPERRIRSRSGVSQSQPTSRSTSPSNKLRDNFGIPSVYKQTGTVPKKSSGIPRSLANSRETSPTRTTQFGSLRRNVYGTNSPRRPPVNPGRPVLAQKILQQSREAENALADALSPEDHELSSDFNRLGLHRKISRDESDESEASSVCSERSFDSYRRGNDSFSWNGSRTRLDSSRQAIEDIETIIQFCASTHWSERKDGLINLTQYLSDGKMLTSQQLQCVLELFRKMFMDPHIKVYALFLDTVNELILSHSNDLHDWLFILLTRLFQKLGGDLLGSMHGKIWKTLQLIYEYFPADLQMQCVFRILIDAAQTPNTKTRQATLKFLTTLATTYCTAAQFVIHSQIQQLVDRAILKIIQTALDQKSLELKSQARSCIVALYNCNPSQMTITLANLPKQYQDTAKAIIQQHMRRSTSGTDSPSSPLSSSSPKPLLSPQQGPYSLQNVTIPRSRQTSMEVTDSMNTEEIYKNLRKTTAEIQNYSFETKLDRDANSKDSGISQMGEIQMQNIDAYSLAPNGLNGHLGLEKDDSCNGSKTQSATTTESNTPENTVRLDGIDIGHKSLAQQQRHHSYTYMDTGELIVESGIKENDIIKVAIVLSHDTNPEKIVQVLENLQTCIRYGNCELPIKNFKAIMKMLLNLMESQNNTVLIAALHTLGRIVRSSEMKSCWSNFLELILLKIIDCYKISKEVSREIDIIVVKIANILPLDVSVNILNPVIATGDFPANLCALKILTELAHKQGKDLTDIHLDNIMPNIARLADDSQSMVRKAAVFCMVKLYIVMGEEKVKPKFALLNASKIRLLNVYIAKSLGSNSKGPTS; encoded by the exons ATGGCGTACCATAAACCAACAGATATAGATGGATTTGTCACTCAGATGGCGAAGGCAGACATGAGAATTAAAGCGCAATTAGCAGAAGATTTAGTGCTGTATTTGACTGATTCAGAGAATTCAATAGAATGTGTAGATCTCGGGCTTCTCATAGATGGATTGATACCATGGATGATTGGCAGCCACTTTAAG ATTGCTCAACGTGCTTTGGAGGCCTTTACCGAACTGATCGTTCGTCTGGGACAAGATTTCAACGCTTACACTTCAACAATTCTACCACACGTTGTAGATCGGCTTGGGGATAGCCGCGATACAGTGCGAGAGAAAGCACAATTATTACTGCACAAATTAATGGAATGCCGAGTAGTACCTCCACAAATGCTGCTAGACAAATTGATTGTCTGTTTCAAACATAAGAATGCGAAAATCAGAGAGGAATTTTTACAAACCATTATAAATGCTCTGAACGAGTATGGTACTCAATCATTGTCGGTAAAGACGTATATACAACCAATAGTGGTACTTCTAGGAGATCCAACTCCAACAGTACGAGATGCGGCAATTCAGACTCTAGTTGAGATTTACAAACACGTTGGGGATAAGTTACGGATCGATCTAAGAAAAAAAGAAGTTCCAGCAGCCAAGCTAACAATTTTGGAACAAAAATTTGATGAAGCTCGAAACGATGGTTTGCTTTTACCATCGGCATCGAATTCAGCTGTTAGTAATGATGATGTCGATACAGCTGTCGTTGCAAGGCCAACACGGTTGGTCAAACGTACCCCATCTGCAACTCCTCGCAAACCATTGTTCGATACCCAAGGATCTGGTGATTTACTGGCAGCAGGCGCCGTATCGTgggagatatttgaaaattcgTTTGAAAACGTTCCCCAGCTCACAATATTTTCACAGCGTGATATGGATGACCACATGAAATCTATTAATGTTTTAATCGGCGATAAAAACGTTGATTGGGAAAAGCGTGTGGATGCTCTGAAGAAAATTCGTTCACTCCTAATGATTAACGTGCAAAATTCGCCCACATTCACTCAGCAGCTAAAAGACTTATCTATTGCATTCCTTGATATATTAAAAGAACTCAGATCGCAAGTAATACGAGAAGCATGCATTACATTGGCATATATGTGCAAAGTATTAAAAAATCGAATGGATCAATTTGCCATTTACATTCTGCAAGAACTTATAAACCTGATTCAAAACTCGGCCAAGGTTATATCATCTGCAGGAACCATCGCTCTTAAATATGTTATAAAGTATATACACGCTCCGAAAATTGTGCCAATTATCACCCAGAATCTCATGCAGTCCAAATCTAAAGATATTCGTAGTACATTAAGTGAAATAATGAACCTTCTATTCGAAGAATGGCCTCCTAAGGCTCTGGAAAGAAATAATATGCTTTTGAAAGATGCCCTGCGAAAGGGTATTGCCGACGCTGACAGTGAAGCAAGAAGACATAGCCGATG tgcattttggaaTTTCCGAAGAATTTTTCCGGAGGTCGCTGACAGTCTTTATTCATCATTGGATCCGGCAACTCAACGTACTATGGAGAAAGATCGCGACAATATTGGAACTAATGGTACCAACTCTATGAGTGTTAGTCTGCGTGGCAGCAATACTAGTTTAAATTCTGTCCCTGGTGGGGTGATAA CTGGTTTACGAAGTGTTTCTGCTGTTGATACTGCTGCCGCCCAAAGAGCGCGCGCAAGGGCACAATATTCTAACATGGCACGCATGAAAATCTCTTCAGGGACCGCATCTCTAC CACGTGCTAAAAAAATGACAACATCCACAGCAACACCGCAACAACCTCCAACACCAGAACGTAGAATTCGGTCAAGATCGGGCGTGTCACAATCTCAGC CTACATCTAGAAGTACGTCACCTTCCAATAAACTGCGTGATAATTTCGGCATTCCTTCTGTATATAAACAGACTGGAACTGTTCCCAAAAAATCATCGGGTATCCCTCGATCTCTAGCGAACTCTCGTGAAACGAGCCCAACAAG GACAACACAATTTGGATCTCTCCGTCGTAATGTTTATGGTACTAATAGTCCCAGACGACCCCCTGTGAACCCTGGAAGACCGGTATTAgctcaaaaaatattacaacagAGCAGAGAGGCTGAAAATGCTTTAGCCGATGCTCTCTCGCCAGAAGACCACGAATTATCATCGGACTTCAATCGTTTAGGACTACACAGGAAAATATCACGTGATGAATCAGATGAAAGTGAGGCATCTTCTGTTTGTTCAGAGCGTAGTTTCGACTCATATAGAAGAGGGAATGAT TCATTTTCGTGGAATGGATCCAGAACTCGTCTCGACAGTTCACGACAGGCAATCGAGGATATTGAAACtataattcaattttgtgcttcTACACACTGGTCGGAGCGGAAGGATGGACTTATCAATTTGACACAATATCTCAGTGATGGGAAAATGTTAACTTCACAACAATTACAG tgtGTACTGGAATTGTTTCGCAAAATGTTTATGGATCCTCATATCAAAGTGTATGCTTTGTTTTTGGATACCGTGAATGAACTCATTCTGTCCCACTCGAACGATCTACATGATTGGCTTTTCATTTTGTTGACGAGACTTTTCCAAAAGTTGGGTGGAGATCTACTTGGTTCCATGCATGGCAAAATTTGGAAAACACTACAGCTGATCTATGAGTATTTCCCAGCAGATCTTCAGATGCAATGTGTCTTCAG AATTCTTATTGACGCTGCTCAGACACCAAATACTAAAACACGCCAGGCAACGTTAAAGTTTTTGACAACGCTTGCAACGACTTATTGCACTGCTGCACAATTTGTGATACATAGCCAAATCCAACAGTTGGTTGATCGAGCAATATTGAAAATCATTCAAACGGCTCTCGATCAAAAAAGCCTTGAATTAAAATCTCAGGCACGATCCTGCATAGTCGCGTTGTACAACTGCAATCCATCACAA ATGACGATTACGTTAGCAAATCTTCCAAAACAATATCAAGATACAGCAAAAGCAATCATTCAACAACATATGAGACGAAGTACCTCAG GAACAGATAGCCCTTCATCACCATTATCGTCTTCAAGTCCTAAGCCATTGCTAAGTCCTCAGCAAGGACCATATAGTTTACAAAATGTTACTA TACCACGATCGCGTCAAACCTCTATGGAAGTAACGGATTCTATGAATACAGAAGAGATTTATAAGAATCTTCGAAAGACAACAGCCGAAATACAAAACTACAGCTTCGAAACAAAATTGGATCGAGATGCAAATAGCAAAGATTCAGGTATAAGCCAAATGGGAGAAATACAAATGCAAAACATCGATGCTTACTCGTTAGCTCCTAATGGACTCAACGGTCACCTGGG TTTGGAGAAGGATGATTCATGTAATGGGTCGAAAACACAGTCTGCCACTACTACCGAATCAAACACACCTGAAAACACGGTACGACTCGATGGAATTGATATAGGACACAAAAGTCTTGCCCAGCAACAACGACATCATAGTTATACCTACATGGATACTGGAGAACTGATAGTCGAGA GTGGCATCAAAGAAAATGATATCATAAAAGTGGCGATAGTGTTATCTCATGACACGAATCCTGAAAAAATAGTACAAGTACTGGAAAACCTGCAAACATGTATTAGGTACGGCAATTGCGAGCTACCCATCAAAAATTTCAA AGCCATTATGAAAATGTTGCTAAATTTAATGGAATCACAGAACAACACGGTTTTGATTGCAGCTCTACATACGCTAGGTCGAATCGTGCGCAGCTCGGAAATGAAATCATGTTGGAGCAATTTTCTGGAGCTCATACTACTAAAAATTATCGACTGCTATAAAATCAGTAAAGAG GTGTCCCGTGAGATTGATATAATCGTAGTAAAAATAGCAAATATTTTACCACTCGATGTTTCTGTAAATATTCTGAACCCAGTAATTGCAACTGGTGACTTTCCTGCAAATCTATGCGCACTTAAAATTTTAACAGAATTAGCGCACAAGCAAGGAAAAGATTTAACGGATATTCACTTAGATAACATTATGCCAAACATAGCTAGA CTTGCAGATGACAGTCAATCGATGGTTAGAAAAGCTGCTGTTTTTTGTATGGTTAAACTGTACATCGTTATGGGCGAGGAAAAAGTAAAACCGAAATTTGCCCTTCTCAATGCGAGTAAAATAAG gtTACTGAACGTTTACATCGCGAAATCATTAGGCAGCAATAGTAAGGGACCGACGTCATGA
- the LOC129767939 gene encoding CLIP-associating protein isoform X5, with translation MAYHKPTDIDGFVTQMAKADMRIKAQLAEDLVLYLTDSENSIECVDLGLLIDGLIPWMIGSHFKIAQRALEAFTELIVRLGQDFNAYTSTILPHVVDRLGDSRDTVREKAQLLLHKLMECRVVPPQMLLDKLIVCFKHKNAKIREEFLQTIINALNEYGTQSLSVKTYIQPIVVLLGDPTPTVRDAAIQTLVEIYKHVGDKLRIDLRKKEVPAAKLTILEQKFDEARNDGLLLPSASNSAVSNDDVDTAVVARPTRLVKRTPSATPRKPLFDTQGSGDLLAAGAVSWEIFENSFENVPQLTIFSQRDMDDHMKSINVLIGDKNVDWEKRVDALKKIRSLLMINVQNSPTFTQQLKDLSIAFLDILKELRSQVIREACITLAYMCKVLKNRMDQFAIYILQELINLIQNSAKVISSAGTIALKYVIKYIHAPKIVPIITQNLMQSKSKDIRSTLSEIMNLLFEEWPPKALERNNMLLKDALRKGIADADSEARRHSRCAFWNFRRIFPEVADSLYSSLDPATQRTMEKDRDNIGTNGTNSMSVSLRGSNTSLNSVPGGVIKRRQSSGLRSPASAQTPAGLRSVSAVDTAAAQRARARAQYSNMARMKISSGTASLPRAKKMTTSTATPQQPPTPERRIRSRSGVSQSQPTSRSTSPSNKLRDNFGIPSVYKQTGTVPKKSSGIPRSLANSRETSPTRTTQFGSLRRNVYGTNSPRRPPVNPGRPVLAQKILQQSREAENALADALSPEDHELSSDFNRLGLHRKISRDESDESEASSVCSERSFDSYRRGNDSFSWNGSRTRLDSSRQAIEDIETIIQFCASTHWSERKDGLINLTQYLSDGKMLTSQQLQCVLELFRKMFMDPHIKVYALFLDTVNELILSHSNDLHDWLFILLTRLFQKLGGDLLGSMHGKIWKTLQLIYEYFPADLQMQCVFRILIDAAQTPNTKTRQATLKFLTTLATTYCTAAQFVIHSQIQQLVDRAILKIIQTALDQKSLELKSQARSCIVALYNCNPSQMTITLANLPKQYQDTAKAIIQQHMRRSTSGTDSPSSPLSSSSPKPLLSPQQGPYSLQNVTIPRSRQTSMEVTDSMNTEEIYKNLRKTTAEIQNYSFETKLDRDANSKDSGISQMGEIQMQNIDAYSLAPNGLNGHLGLEKDDSCNGSKTQSATTTESNTPENTVRLDGIDIGHKSLAQQQRHHSYTYMDTGELIVESGIKENDIIKVAIVLSHDTNPEKIVQVLENLQTCIRYGNCELPIKNFKAIMKMLLNLMESQNNTVLIAALHTLGRIVRSSEMKSCWSNFLELILLKIIDCYKISKEVSREIDIIVVKIANILPLDVSVNILNPVIATGDFPANLCALKILTELAHKQGKDLTDIHLDNIMPNIARLADDSQSMVRKAAVFCMVKLYIVMGEEKVKPKFALLNASKIRLLNVYIAKSLGSNSKGPTS, from the exons ATGGCGTACCATAAACCAACAGATATAGATGGATTTGTCACTCAGATGGCGAAGGCAGACATGAGAATTAAAGCGCAATTAGCAGAAGATTTAGTGCTGTATTTGACTGATTCAGAGAATTCAATAGAATGTGTAGATCTCGGGCTTCTCATAGATGGATTGATACCATGGATGATTGGCAGCCACTTTAAG ATTGCTCAACGTGCTTTGGAGGCCTTTACCGAACTGATCGTTCGTCTGGGACAAGATTTCAACGCTTACACTTCAACAATTCTACCACACGTTGTAGATCGGCTTGGGGATAGCCGCGATACAGTGCGAGAGAAAGCACAATTATTACTGCACAAATTAATGGAATGCCGAGTAGTACCTCCACAAATGCTGCTAGACAAATTGATTGTCTGTTTCAAACATAAGAATGCGAAAATCAGAGAGGAATTTTTACAAACCATTATAAATGCTCTGAACGAGTATGGTACTCAATCATTGTCGGTAAAGACGTATATACAACCAATAGTGGTACTTCTAGGAGATCCAACTCCAACAGTACGAGATGCGGCAATTCAGACTCTAGTTGAGATTTACAAACACGTTGGGGATAAGTTACGGATCGATCTAAGAAAAAAAGAAGTTCCAGCAGCCAAGCTAACAATTTTGGAACAAAAATTTGATGAAGCTCGAAACGATGGTTTGCTTTTACCATCGGCATCGAATTCAGCTGTTAGTAATGATGATGTCGATACAGCTGTCGTTGCAAGGCCAACACGGTTGGTCAAACGTACCCCATCTGCAACTCCTCGCAAACCATTGTTCGATACCCAAGGATCTGGTGATTTACTGGCAGCAGGCGCCGTATCGTgggagatatttgaaaattcgTTTGAAAACGTTCCCCAGCTCACAATATTTTCACAGCGTGATATGGATGACCACATGAAATCTATTAATGTTTTAATCGGCGATAAAAACGTTGATTGGGAAAAGCGTGTGGATGCTCTGAAGAAAATTCGTTCACTCCTAATGATTAACGTGCAAAATTCGCCCACATTCACTCAGCAGCTAAAAGACTTATCTATTGCATTCCTTGATATATTAAAAGAACTCAGATCGCAAGTAATACGAGAAGCATGCATTACATTGGCATATATGTGCAAAGTATTAAAAAATCGAATGGATCAATTTGCCATTTACATTCTGCAAGAACTTATAAACCTGATTCAAAACTCGGCCAAGGTTATATCATCTGCAGGAACCATCGCTCTTAAATATGTTATAAAGTATATACACGCTCCGAAAATTGTGCCAATTATCACCCAGAATCTCATGCAGTCCAAATCTAAAGATATTCGTAGTACATTAAGTGAAATAATGAACCTTCTATTCGAAGAATGGCCTCCTAAGGCTCTGGAAAGAAATAATATGCTTTTGAAAGATGCCCTGCGAAAGGGTATTGCCGACGCTGACAGTGAAGCAAGAAGACATAGCCGATG tgcattttggaaTTTCCGAAGAATTTTTCCGGAGGTCGCTGACAGTCTTTATTCATCATTGGATCCGGCAACTCAACGTACTATGGAGAAAGATCGCGACAATATTGGAACTAATGGTACCAACTCTATGAGTGTTAGTCTGCGTGGCAGCAATACTAGTTTAAATTCTGTCCCTGGTGGGGTGATAA AACGCAGACAATCTTCAGGACTCAGAAGTCCAGCATCTGCGCAAACTCCAG CTGGTTTACGAAGTGTTTCTGCTGTTGATACTGCTGCCGCCCAAAGAGCGCGCGCAAGGGCACAATATTCTAACATGGCACGCATGAAAATCTCTTCAGGGACCGCATCTCTAC CACGTGCTAAAAAAATGACAACATCCACAGCAACACCGCAACAACCTCCAACACCAGAACGTAGAATTCGGTCAAGATCGGGCGTGTCACAATCTCAGC CTACATCTAGAAGTACGTCACCTTCCAATAAACTGCGTGATAATTTCGGCATTCCTTCTGTATATAAACAGACTGGAACTGTTCCCAAAAAATCATCGGGTATCCCTCGATCTCTAGCGAACTCTCGTGAAACGAGCCCAACAAG GACAACACAATTTGGATCTCTCCGTCGTAATGTTTATGGTACTAATAGTCCCAGACGACCCCCTGTGAACCCTGGAAGACCGGTATTAgctcaaaaaatattacaacagAGCAGAGAGGCTGAAAATGCTTTAGCCGATGCTCTCTCGCCAGAAGACCACGAATTATCATCGGACTTCAATCGTTTAGGACTACACAGGAAAATATCACGTGATGAATCAGATGAAAGTGAGGCATCTTCTGTTTGTTCAGAGCGTAGTTTCGACTCATATAGAAGAGGGAATGAT TCATTTTCGTGGAATGGATCCAGAACTCGTCTCGACAGTTCACGACAGGCAATCGAGGATATTGAAACtataattcaattttgtgcttcTACACACTGGTCGGAGCGGAAGGATGGACTTATCAATTTGACACAATATCTCAGTGATGGGAAAATGTTAACTTCACAACAATTACAG tgtGTACTGGAATTGTTTCGCAAAATGTTTATGGATCCTCATATCAAAGTGTATGCTTTGTTTTTGGATACCGTGAATGAACTCATTCTGTCCCACTCGAACGATCTACATGATTGGCTTTTCATTTTGTTGACGAGACTTTTCCAAAAGTTGGGTGGAGATCTACTTGGTTCCATGCATGGCAAAATTTGGAAAACACTACAGCTGATCTATGAGTATTTCCCAGCAGATCTTCAGATGCAATGTGTCTTCAG AATTCTTATTGACGCTGCTCAGACACCAAATACTAAAACACGCCAGGCAACGTTAAAGTTTTTGACAACGCTTGCAACGACTTATTGCACTGCTGCACAATTTGTGATACATAGCCAAATCCAACAGTTGGTTGATCGAGCAATATTGAAAATCATTCAAACGGCTCTCGATCAAAAAAGCCTTGAATTAAAATCTCAGGCACGATCCTGCATAGTCGCGTTGTACAACTGCAATCCATCACAA ATGACGATTACGTTAGCAAATCTTCCAAAACAATATCAAGATACAGCAAAAGCAATCATTCAACAACATATGAGACGAAGTACCTCAG GAACAGATAGCCCTTCATCACCATTATCGTCTTCAAGTCCTAAGCCATTGCTAAGTCCTCAGCAAGGACCATATAGTTTACAAAATGTTACTA TACCACGATCGCGTCAAACCTCTATGGAAGTAACGGATTCTATGAATACAGAAGAGATTTATAAGAATCTTCGAAAGACAACAGCCGAAATACAAAACTACAGCTTCGAAACAAAATTGGATCGAGATGCAAATAGCAAAGATTCAGGTATAAGCCAAATGGGAGAAATACAAATGCAAAACATCGATGCTTACTCGTTAGCTCCTAATGGACTCAACGGTCACCTGGG TTTGGAGAAGGATGATTCATGTAATGGGTCGAAAACACAGTCTGCCACTACTACCGAATCAAACACACCTGAAAACACGGTACGACTCGATGGAATTGATATAGGACACAAAAGTCTTGCCCAGCAACAACGACATCATAGTTATACCTACATGGATACTGGAGAACTGATAGTCGAGA GTGGCATCAAAGAAAATGATATCATAAAAGTGGCGATAGTGTTATCTCATGACACGAATCCTGAAAAAATAGTACAAGTACTGGAAAACCTGCAAACATGTATTAGGTACGGCAATTGCGAGCTACCCATCAAAAATTTCAA AGCCATTATGAAAATGTTGCTAAATTTAATGGAATCACAGAACAACACGGTTTTGATTGCAGCTCTACATACGCTAGGTCGAATCGTGCGCAGCTCGGAAATGAAATCATGTTGGAGCAATTTTCTGGAGCTCATACTACTAAAAATTATCGACTGCTATAAAATCAGTAAAGAG GTGTCCCGTGAGATTGATATAATCGTAGTAAAAATAGCAAATATTTTACCACTCGATGTTTCTGTAAATATTCTGAACCCAGTAATTGCAACTGGTGACTTTCCTGCAAATCTATGCGCACTTAAAATTTTAACAGAATTAGCGCACAAGCAAGGAAAAGATTTAACGGATATTCACTTAGATAACATTATGCCAAACATAGCTAGA CTTGCAGATGACAGTCAATCGATGGTTAGAAAAGCTGCTGTTTTTTGTATGGTTAAACTGTACATCGTTATGGGCGAGGAAAAAGTAAAACCGAAATTTGCCCTTCTCAATGCGAGTAAAATAAG gtTACTGAACGTTTACATCGCGAAATCATTAGGCAGCAATAGTAAGGGACCGACGTCATGA